One genomic segment of Cerasicoccus sp. TK19100 includes these proteins:
- a CDS encoding mechanosensitive ion channel family protein encodes MATPLDSEIEQLSKTTELIVAFLLENGAKIASAVIVLVIGFYVSKWLHAFLMKRFEKRGTDITLAKFVAGLVKLLILTMAFLFAFAKFYNIAPLVAMIGAGAFGASLAFQAPISNYGAGLMIILTRPFVVGNTLTVQGQFGQVKDISLAYTQLENEDGEVITIPNKQIMGEIFVNSRENRIVEGVIGISYDSDPDKAIAAVVEAMKSIPDVSTETPPQAGIDEFADSSVNIGYRCWVPTKTYHATRFQVNRAVYAAVKGCADIPFPQLDVTMKKS; translated from the coding sequence ATGGCTACACCACTCGACAGCGAAATCGAACAGCTCAGCAAAACCACCGAATTGATCGTCGCCTTTCTGCTTGAAAACGGCGCCAAGATTGCCTCGGCAGTCATCGTCTTAGTCATCGGGTTTTACGTGTCCAAATGGCTGCACGCATTCCTGATGAAACGCTTTGAAAAGCGCGGTACCGACATCACGCTGGCCAAGTTTGTCGCCGGCTTGGTGAAGCTGCTCATCCTCACGATGGCGTTCCTGTTCGCCTTCGCCAAATTTTACAACATAGCCCCGCTGGTCGCGATGATCGGCGCTGGTGCGTTCGGCGCCTCCTTGGCTTTCCAGGCGCCAATCTCCAACTACGGTGCCGGGCTGATGATCATCCTGACGCGCCCGTTCGTGGTCGGTAACACCCTGACCGTTCAGGGGCAATTTGGCCAGGTCAAGGACATCAGCCTCGCCTACACCCAGCTCGAGAACGAGGACGGCGAGGTCATCACGATCCCCAACAAACAGATCATGGGCGAGATCTTCGTGAATTCCCGCGAGAATCGTATCGTGGAGGGCGTGATCGGTATCTCCTATGACAGCGACCCCGATAAGGCCATTGCGGCGGTCGTAGAGGCCATGAAGAGCATTCCTGACGTCAGCACCGAGACGCCGCCCCAGGCCGGCATCGATGAGTTTGCGGATTCGTCTGTCAATATCGGCTACCGCTGCTGGGTCCCGACCAAGACCTACCACGCCACCCGCTTTCAGGTGAACCGCGCCGTTTACGCCGCCGTCAAGGGCTGCGCCGACATCCCGTTCCCGCAGTTGGATGTCACGATGAAGAAATCCTAA
- a CDS encoding RrF2 family transcriptional regulator, with translation MKLSLKVEYALRVLAQLGRYHGSPKLAHIEDLAEAEEVPSNYLVQILNELRNGGVINSRRGKQGGYALAKEPEAISLFDVMMVIDPGLFSNSPSRAGQSGPLVAESLNKIGAAFEARAKEITIRDLMPRDAGPMYYI, from the coding sequence TTGAAGCTATCATTAAAAGTCGAATATGCCCTGCGCGTCCTTGCTCAGCTTGGCCGCTATCACGGAAGCCCGAAGCTGGCTCACATCGAGGACCTCGCTGAAGCCGAGGAAGTGCCCTCGAATTACCTGGTGCAAATCTTAAACGAGCTGCGCAATGGCGGCGTGATCAATAGCCGCCGTGGCAAGCAGGGGGGCTATGCACTGGCCAAAGAGCCGGAAGCGATCTCGCTGTTTGACGTGATGATGGTCATCGACCCGGGCTTGTTCTCCAACTCGCCGTCACGGGCCGGTCAATCCGGCCCCCTCGTGGCGGAGTCGCTGAACAAGATCGGTGCCGCCTTCGAAGCGCGCGCCAAGGAAATCACCATCCGCGACCTCATGCCCCGCGACGCCGGGCCGATGTATTATATTTAG
- a CDS encoding quercetin 2,3-dioxygenase: MQPIILPSGLGRDFWVWGDRYSFKSTGAETNGAHALLEMNVNPGSGTPPHQHLAEDEMFYVVEGQLTVSVGNEHIVAGPGSYVAVPKGVTHAWANESDDVVKALVFLVPAGFEQFLMRIGEEITDANPTPPPVTDAMIQSAIAIAGDYHMKVVE; the protein is encoded by the coding sequence ATGCAACCAATCATTCTGCCGTCCGGGCTCGGACGTGATTTCTGGGTATGGGGCGACCGATACTCTTTTAAGTCAACCGGCGCGGAAACCAACGGTGCGCATGCGCTGCTCGAAATGAACGTCAACCCCGGCTCGGGCACCCCACCCCATCAGCACCTGGCCGAAGACGAAATGTTTTACGTGGTCGAGGGGCAGTTGACCGTCAGCGTGGGCAATGAGCACATCGTCGCCGGACCGGGCAGCTACGTGGCCGTCCCCAAAGGCGTGACGCATGCCTGGGCAAATGAAAGCGATGACGTGGTCAAGGCGCTCGTATTCCTGGTCCCCGCCGGCTTCGAGCAATTCCTGATGCGCATTGGCGAGGAGATCACCGACGCCAACCCGACGCCTCCCCCCGTCACCGACGCGATGATCCAGTCCGCCATCGCCATTGCCGGCGATTACCACATGAAGGTGGTGGAGTAG
- a CDS encoding assimilatory sulfite reductase (NADPH) flavoprotein subunit: MKIPQHAPFSEPQRSSLNQILPTLSDQQTTWLSGFLAGAQSASGAPAAAPAANTAPASIPLTILYGTESGNAEELASRAKKAAAAKGFKPKTVDMGDYKTADFAKEKNLLVICSTWGDGEPPDRAVPFYEFVMGDKAPKLEGARFSVLSLGDTAYEKFCQTGKDFDERLEKLGAKRFHPRTDCDLDYEGPFQKWLDGALHDLSELAAPAAAPAGNSASASLAPTAPAIEYGKKNPFPSELKERVLLNGRGSIKETIHLELSLAGSGLSYEAGDALAVIPTNCADDVDHVIQSGKFKADDTVPAPDGSEGPLNEVLTQYYDITGLTKNIVKKYNDLAKSDELTALLGDKEKLQNYLWGRQICDLLADYPIGLPAKDFVGLLRKMPPRLYSIASSMKAHPDEVHLTVAAVRYDAYGRARKGVASTYLADRVAVGETLPVYTHHNKNFKLPGSSDTPIIMVGPGTGIAPFRSFVEDRAADGAKGKNWLFFGDQRFSYDFLYQLEWQDYLKDGILTKLSTAFSRDQPEKIYVQQRMIEQGKDIYAWLQDGAHFYVCGDASRMAHDVNEALITIHEQHGGLSRDAAEATVKQLQKDKRYQRDVY; the protein is encoded by the coding sequence ATGAAAATCCCGCAACACGCACCCTTCAGCGAACCGCAACGCAGCTCGCTCAATCAGATTCTGCCGACCCTTAGCGATCAGCAGACCACGTGGTTGAGCGGCTTCCTGGCGGGCGCCCAATCCGCTTCCGGCGCTCCCGCCGCTGCGCCTGCCGCCAACACCGCGCCAGCCAGCATCCCGCTGACCATCCTTTACGGCACTGAGAGCGGCAACGCCGAGGAGCTCGCCAGCCGCGCCAAAAAGGCTGCCGCCGCCAAAGGCTTCAAGCCGAAGACCGTCGACATGGGCGACTACAAGACGGCTGATTTTGCCAAGGAAAAGAACCTCCTCGTCATCTGCAGCACCTGGGGCGACGGTGAGCCGCCCGACCGCGCCGTGCCGTTCTACGAGTTCGTCATGGGCGACAAGGCTCCCAAGCTCGAAGGCGCACGTTTCTCCGTGCTCTCGCTCGGTGACACCGCCTACGAGAAGTTCTGCCAGACCGGTAAAGACTTTGACGAGCGCCTCGAAAAGCTCGGGGCCAAGCGCTTCCACCCACGCACCGATTGCGACCTCGACTACGAGGGCCCGTTCCAGAAGTGGCTAGACGGCGCGCTGCACGACCTGAGCGAACTCGCCGCACCTGCCGCGGCTCCCGCAGGCAATAGTGCCAGTGCCTCCCTCGCGCCCACCGCTCCGGCCATCGAATACGGCAAGAAGAACCCCTTCCCGTCCGAGCTCAAGGAACGCGTGCTGCTCAACGGTCGCGGCTCGATCAAGGAAACCATCCACCTCGAGCTGTCACTCGCCGGCAGTGGTCTCAGCTACGAAGCTGGCGACGCCCTGGCCGTCATCCCGACCAACTGCGCTGACGATGTTGACCACGTCATCCAGTCCGGCAAGTTCAAGGCAGATGACACCGTCCCAGCGCCCGACGGCAGCGAAGGCCCGCTTAACGAAGTCCTTACCCAGTATTACGACATCACCGGGCTCACGAAGAACATCGTTAAGAAATACAACGACCTGGCCAAGAGCGACGAGCTCACCGCTCTCCTTGGCGACAAGGAAAAGCTGCAGAATTACCTCTGGGGCCGCCAAATCTGCGACCTGCTTGCGGATTACCCAATCGGCCTGCCGGCGAAGGACTTTGTCGGCCTGCTGCGTAAGATGCCGCCGCGTCTTTACTCCATCGCCTCCAGCATGAAGGCGCACCCGGACGAGGTCCACCTGACCGTGGCCGCCGTCCGCTACGACGCTTATGGCCGCGCGCGCAAGGGCGTTGCCTCGACTTACCTGGCCGACCGCGTGGCCGTGGGCGAAACCCTTCCGGTATACACCCACCACAACAAGAACTTCAAGCTCCCCGGCAGCAGCGACACGCCGATCATCATGGTGGGTCCCGGCACCGGCATCGCGCCGTTCCGCTCCTTCGTGGAAGACCGCGCTGCCGACGGCGCTAAGGGCAAGAACTGGCTCTTCTTCGGCGACCAGCGCTTCTCCTACGATTTCCTCTACCAGCTCGAATGGCAGGACTACCTCAAGGACGGCATCCTGACCAAGCTTAGCACCGCCTTCTCCCGCGACCAGCCCGAGAAGATCTACGTGCAACAGCGCATGATCGAGCAGGGCAAAGACATCTACGCCTGGCTCCAGGACGGCGCACATTTCTACGTCTGCGGCGACGCCTCCCGCATGGCGCACGACGTCAACGAAGCCCTGATCACGATCCACGAGCAGCACGGTGGTCTCTCCCGCGACGCCGCGGAAGCAACCGTCAAGCAGCTCCAAAAGGACAAGCGTTACCAGCGGGACGTTTACTGA
- a CDS encoding acyl-CoA thioesterase, translating to MPIDAQGAFSHTFPVTADMIDRQNHVNNVVYVQWMQDVAIAHSRACGGYAAMEQAGGTWVARAHHIEYLKPAYLDDVITARTWIFDATKVRSRRRYQFHRVADGALIARGETDWVYIDEDTGRPIAIPEIVRACYPVLENG from the coding sequence ATGCCCATTGACGCACAAGGCGCGTTCTCGCACACTTTCCCGGTGACGGCCGACATGATCGACCGGCAGAACCACGTTAATAACGTCGTCTATGTGCAGTGGATGCAGGACGTCGCCATTGCGCACTCCCGCGCCTGCGGCGGCTACGCGGCGATGGAGCAAGCCGGCGGCACTTGGGTCGCCCGGGCGCACCACATTGAGTATCTCAAGCCCGCTTACCTGGACGACGTCATCACTGCCCGCACCTGGATCTTCGACGCGACCAAGGTGCGTTCACGGCGGCGTTATCAATTTCACCGCGTGGCCGACGGTGCGCTCATCGCCCGGGGCGAGACCGACTGGGTTTACATTGACGAAGACACCGGCCGCCCCATCGCAATTCCCGAGATAGTCCGGGCTTGCTATCCCGTGCTGGAAAACGGATAG
- a CDS encoding adenylate/guanylate cyclase domain-containing protein, producing the protein MPDADATFSRPPLWHRFSFRLTIAILSIVAVVTLGLLMLVQARFNAAYREFVEDRFDDQIKSFEKQFNLRRGKLEQNIITASQYAVRPQAALMSGAADRAYLDFSVELESSLRSETGGMGDAFFRLFDAEGNMQIPTENNAGQVAGVSEVQVARLLETCLVMPPADADLDHYFSLGYVSFPTPDEPSLYEVLVAPVYLGGEISDHNFVGWIALGQYLGSDMLDTESETIESGIFADGHLFSQSIPDSADPDIARIIANHHGGALPEYRLDRVNYLVFTYQLESTVGMPGAWRVQLYSLAGLEALVERIRQLAVWFLGAALLFGLALSYFVSQSFASRIEKLVGVMRQIGHGEFDVNPPPGKDELGQLSTAIKSAADELAQKEKIHQVLNMVTDPAVADEMLAGKIELGGEAREVATLFCDIRGFTPLTDGMDPRDVVELVNGHMGVMSDLASEHQGVVDKYVGDEIMVLFGAPHAYGDDWVNAVRCGLAMCAVRAQLNAAGDRVINIGVGIGAGEVIAGRMGSDTRRNYTVLGDRVNLAARLCSKAGPGEVIIDEAIRNRLPPTAVVERIDSVQLKGFKDPVPVFKVISVE; encoded by the coding sequence ATGCCGGACGCCGACGCCACCTTCTCCCGCCCACCGCTTTGGCACCGCTTCAGCTTCCGGCTAACGATCGCCATCCTCAGCATCGTGGCCGTAGTGACGCTCGGCCTGCTGATGCTTGTCCAGGCGCGCTTCAACGCCGCCTACCGCGAGTTTGTTGAGGACCGCTTCGACGACCAGATCAAGTCCTTTGAAAAGCAATTCAACCTGCGCCGCGGCAAGTTGGAGCAAAACATCATCACCGCCTCGCAGTATGCCGTGCGCCCGCAAGCCGCGCTGATGTCCGGTGCTGCCGACCGCGCGTATCTCGACTTCAGCGTGGAACTGGAGTCCTCCCTACGCTCGGAAACCGGTGGCATGGGTGACGCCTTTTTCCGCCTCTTCGATGCCGAGGGGAATATGCAAATCCCCACCGAGAACAACGCCGGTCAAGTCGCTGGCGTGAGCGAAGTGCAAGTTGCCCGCCTCTTGGAGACTTGTCTGGTGATGCCCCCAGCAGACGCCGACCTCGACCACTATTTCAGCCTCGGCTACGTGAGTTTCCCCACACCCGATGAGCCCAGCCTTTACGAGGTGCTCGTCGCGCCCGTTTACCTCGGCGGCGAGATCAGCGACCACAACTTCGTTGGCTGGATCGCACTGGGGCAATACCTCGGCAGCGACATGCTCGACACCGAAAGCGAGACCATCGAGAGCGGCATCTTCGCCGATGGGCATCTTTTCTCGCAGTCGATCCCCGACAGCGCCGATCCCGACATCGCGCGCATCATCGCCAACCACCACGGCGGCGCGCTGCCGGAGTATCGCCTCGACAGGGTCAATTACCTGGTCTTCACCTACCAGCTCGAATCCACCGTGGGCATGCCCGGGGCCTGGCGCGTGCAGCTCTATTCGCTCGCTGGGCTGGAGGCGCTGGTCGAGCGCATTCGTCAGCTTGCAGTGTGGTTCCTCGGCGCGGCGCTTTTATTCGGGCTGGCGCTCAGTTACTTTGTATCGCAAAGCTTCGCGAGTCGTATTGAAAAATTAGTCGGCGTCATGCGGCAGATCGGGCACGGTGAGTTCGACGTCAACCCGCCGCCCGGCAAAGACGAACTGGGCCAACTTTCCACGGCGATCAAAAGCGCCGCAGACGAGCTCGCGCAGAAGGAGAAAATTCACCAGGTGCTCAACATGGTCACCGATCCCGCCGTGGCCGACGAAATGCTCGCGGGCAAGATTGAGCTCGGCGGCGAAGCCCGCGAAGTGGCGACACTGTTTTGCGACATCCGCGGCTTCACGCCGCTGACCGATGGCATGGACCCGCGTGACGTCGTGGAGCTGGTCAACGGCCACATGGGCGTCATGTCCGACCTCGCTTCCGAGCATCAGGGCGTCGTCGATAAATACGTGGGCGACGAGATCATGGTGCTCTTCGGCGCGCCCCATGCCTACGGCGACGACTGGGTCAACGCCGTGCGCTGCGGCCTGGCCATGTGCGCCGTCCGCGCGCAGCTTAATGCAGCCGGAGACCGCGTGATTAACATCGGCGTCGGCATTGGCGCGGGCGAGGTCATCGCCGGGCGCATGGGCTCGGACACCCGCCGCAACTACACGGTGCTGGGCGACCGCGTAAACCTCGCCGCACGCCTGTGCTCCAAGGCTGGCCCGGGCGAAGTCATCATCGACGAAGCCATCCGCAACCGCCTCCCCCCGACCGCCGTCGTCGAACGCATTGACAGCGTCCAGCTCAAAGGCTTTAAGGACCCGGTGCCCGTTTTCAAAGTCATCTCTGTGGAATAA
- a CDS encoding glutathione S-transferase family protein, which yields MAQFSEETSEDGSFERQEDEFRQWVKPGGEFPPEAGRYQLYICKACPWAHRSWITLRLMGLEHAVGISVADPIRTDDTGWAFREGDGHGPDEAEGFQFLSEAYRLSNPDFKGRVTVPVLWDKQTRRIVNNSEDDICRMWADAFRPLAKHPVDLFPESIRDEQDALSEMIYENVNNGVYRAGFADKQPAYDEAVIALFDALDKLEDRLAQGGPFLFGERIVETDWRLFCTLIRFDAVYHGHFKCNIRRIIDYPNLQAYMERLYREPGIAETVNFDHIKRHYYVTHDDINPTQIVPRGPQTVIRE from the coding sequence ATGGCGCAATTTTCCGAAGAAACCTCCGAAGACGGCTCATTCGAACGACAGGAAGACGAGTTCCGCCAATGGGTAAAGCCTGGCGGCGAATTTCCACCCGAGGCCGGCCGTTATCAACTCTACATTTGCAAGGCTTGCCCCTGGGCGCACCGTAGCTGGATCACGCTGCGGCTGATGGGGCTGGAGCACGCCGTAGGCATCAGCGTCGCAGACCCGATTCGCACCGATGACACCGGTTGGGCCTTTCGCGAGGGCGACGGCCATGGGCCGGATGAGGCCGAGGGCTTTCAGTTTTTATCCGAGGCCTACCGACTCTCTAACCCCGACTTCAAGGGCCGCGTAACGGTGCCCGTGCTGTGGGATAAGCAGACCCGCCGCATCGTTAACAACTCCGAGGACGACATCTGCCGCATGTGGGCTGACGCCTTTCGCCCGCTGGCCAAGCACCCCGTCGACCTCTTCCCGGAGTCCATTCGCGACGAGCAAGACGCGCTCAGCGAAATGATTTACGAAAATGTCAACAACGGTGTTTACCGCGCGGGCTTCGCCGACAAGCAACCCGCCTACGACGAGGCTGTCATCGCCCTGTTTGATGCACTCGATAAGCTCGAAGACCGCCTTGCCCAGGGCGGTCCGTTCCTCTTTGGCGAGCGCATTGTGGAAACGGACTGGCGGCTATTTTGTACGCTGATCCGATTTGACGCCGTCTACCACGGGCATTTCAAGTGCAACATCCGCCGCATCATCGACTACCCGAATCTCCAAGCCTACATGGAGCGGCTTTACCGCGAACCAGGTATTGCCGAGACGGTGAATTTCGATCATATAAAGCGCCATTACTACGTGACTCACGACGACATCAACCCGACGCAGATCGTGCCCCGCGGACCACAAACCGTCATCCGCGAGTAG
- a CDS encoding DUF481 domain-containing protein, with protein sequence MIQNILRGGAVLVAPVLLAPFVLAEDKSENWMPPGAKDDTKFDWIELTSGEWLKGEFSHMYDDSVEFDSDILGDLDIDWSDIKQIRFRQPMGVRLDNRTVHRGKVVMVDGVITFEDTGETAPRKEVVSITPVYKNEWDRWELEGKLGLDFQTGNTDETRYTANFEAVRRTVSTRWKSDYLGNYTKTDGSESANNHRASTEFDYFFDERLFIRVINVEFYRDKFQNLDVQLTAGAGIGYKVIDSKDFDWEVQAGPAYQYNQYSQVQPGESRTAQSPAAIFSTTLDWDITDDLEYKLSYQGILTNAESGLFTQHVVTSLEYELTSIFDVFVMLQMDRVQNPKQLSDGSTPEKSDVTLSFGLGVDI encoded by the coding sequence ATGATTCAGAATATTTTGCGTGGCGGAGCTGTTTTGGTGGCTCCGGTATTGCTCGCGCCTTTTGTATTGGCCGAGGATAAAAGCGAGAACTGGATGCCGCCGGGTGCTAAGGACGACACGAAGTTTGACTGGATCGAGCTGACTTCCGGGGAATGGCTCAAGGGCGAGTTTTCCCACATGTACGATGACTCGGTCGAGTTCGACAGCGACATTCTGGGCGATCTCGACATCGATTGGAGCGACATTAAGCAAATTCGCTTCCGGCAGCCCATGGGAGTCCGTTTGGATAACCGCACGGTCCACCGGGGGAAAGTCGTTATGGTCGACGGTGTCATCACCTTCGAAGATACCGGTGAAACCGCGCCACGAAAAGAAGTGGTGTCGATCACGCCAGTTTATAAAAATGAATGGGACCGCTGGGAACTGGAGGGCAAGCTCGGGCTTGACTTCCAAACCGGCAATACGGACGAGACCCGCTACACGGCGAATTTTGAGGCCGTCCGCCGCACCGTCAGCACGCGCTGGAAGTCTGACTATCTCGGAAACTACACAAAGACCGATGGTTCCGAGTCGGCCAACAATCATCGGGCAAGCACGGAGTTTGACTACTTTTTTGATGAGCGCCTGTTTATCCGGGTGATCAACGTGGAGTTCTACCGCGATAAATTTCAGAACTTGGATGTGCAGCTAACGGCCGGTGCCGGTATTGGTTACAAGGTGATCGACAGCAAGGACTTCGATTGGGAAGTTCAGGCAGGTCCGGCCTACCAGTATAATCAGTATTCACAGGTGCAGCCCGGGGAGAGTCGCACTGCGCAAAGCCCGGCCGCAATCTTCTCGACCACGCTGGATTGGGACATTACGGATGATCTGGAGTACAAGCTCAGCTACCAGGGGATCCTGACCAATGCAGAATCAGGGCTGTTTACGCAGCACGTTGTCACTTCACTGGAGTATGAGCTGACCTCGATTTTCGACGTATTCGTCATGTTGCAAATGGACCGCGTGCAGAATCCCAAGCAGCTCAGCGACGGTTCGACGCCTGAGAAGAGCGACGTCACGCTTTCCTTCGGCTTGGGCGTGGATATTTAA
- a CDS encoding PEP-CTERM sorting domain-containing protein (PEP-CTERM proteins occur, often in large numbers, in the proteomes of bacteria that also encode an exosortase, a predicted intramembrane cysteine proteinase. The presence of a PEP-CTERM domain at a protein's C-terminus predicts cleavage within the sorting domain, followed by covalent anchoring to some some component of the (usually Gram-negative) cell surface. Many PEP-CTERM proteins exhibit an unusual sequence composition that includes large numbers of potential glycosylation sites. Expression of one such protein has been shown restore the ability of a bacterium to form floc, a type of biofilm.) yields MTNIPPSLFWRGLMPAAIITCFATASAFAADVAWIGLNSTAESLATDINDGANWDSGTVPTTGDTAIFNYSGLDQTNTFKGDLFISAADTNFNPSGLTFNSNVDPNSWAQEMDLYLDKSLTLTDGFSFSGYGSGGGSGQQNDRFRVGTQASGVTLDITSWTTTGQAPGWAWFNLGAGTGVAGTAFNFTGSSFTFATPDNSLSQSINGGKATEDAALIENPSWNFTNVGGTINLESPNNRTSGTIGLGLVHLNVRSDQTWTAEETAFVSMTGSTGSSGNSGKFIVGSIDGGRLDNLGELDIKLYSTSQSSSLATAMQLHGGTYGSLQSQGDTNTVARVQAIKMNDDVSLIGSAVLFNELGEAYDSDYGFALRQVASIGTQQTDSQNFYTQGFTLDISKGILLEDLSSSSQAGRNLKLFMENSNVSIGGDVLMTGDAYRLPGGGDVNTNIGLDGGANGANVTLGGSWIVHTVAAKGSSNNYNLSTSTLTMTGGDGAESKTWEVGDASSTTGVQAQTWSVATFNIGVDAGDTSHIKLVNEFLNDNPFVSDPNIDKIGEKLIAGALNVRENSYLDANLGEANVEVASLLLETGATLDLNTGLTLTDGQNIAGFVGLGDLTSSWNTFSGQVIDSSNPLFAFSAVYLGGSDETVWQAALVPEPGTWALLAGLAGLGYCIIRRRK; encoded by the coding sequence ATGACTAACATACCCCCATCACTCTTCTGGCGTGGCTTAATGCCAGCAGCAATTATAACTTGTTTTGCCACCGCTTCGGCTTTTGCCGCTGACGTCGCTTGGATCGGCCTAAACTCCACAGCCGAAAGCCTCGCTACCGACATTAATGACGGAGCCAACTGGGACTCGGGCACGGTTCCCACCACCGGCGACACCGCGATATTCAATTATTCAGGGCTCGACCAGACGAACACCTTCAAAGGTGACCTGTTTATCAGCGCGGCGGACACAAACTTTAACCCCAGCGGCCTGACGTTTAACAGTAACGTCGACCCCAACAGCTGGGCGCAGGAGATGGACCTGTATCTCGACAAAAGTTTGACGCTGACTGATGGTTTCAGCTTCTCCGGATATGGCTCCGGCGGGGGCTCCGGCCAACAGAATGACCGTTTTCGAGTCGGCACCCAAGCCTCCGGCGTCACGCTGGACATCACCTCATGGACAACTACAGGGCAAGCGCCCGGTTGGGCCTGGTTCAACCTGGGCGCGGGCACTGGCGTCGCGGGCACCGCGTTTAACTTCACGGGAAGCAGCTTTACCTTTGCAACGCCAGACAACAGCCTTTCCCAATCCATTAACGGGGGCAAGGCAACTGAAGATGCCGCGCTGATTGAAAACCCAAGCTGGAACTTCACCAATGTTGGCGGCACGATTAACCTAGAATCGCCCAACAACCGCACCTCCGGCACCATCGGTCTCGGGCTGGTCCATCTCAATGTGCGCAGTGACCAAACCTGGACCGCCGAAGAAACGGCTTTTGTAAGCATGACGGGCTCCACCGGCTCAAGTGGCAACTCCGGCAAATTCATCGTCGGCTCCATTGATGGCGGTCGCCTCGATAACCTCGGTGAGCTGGACATCAAGCTCTACAGCACCTCTCAGAGCTCGTCACTCGCCACTGCAATGCAGCTCCACGGCGGCACCTACGGCAGCTTGCAATCCCAAGGCGACACCAACACGGTCGCGCGCGTTCAAGCCATCAAGATGAATGACGACGTCAGCCTTATCGGCAGCGCCGTGCTGTTTAATGAGCTCGGCGAAGCCTATGACTCTGACTACGGTTTTGCGCTTCGCCAAGTCGCGTCTATCGGCACCCAGCAAACGGACTCCCAGAACTTCTACACCCAGGGCTTCACACTGGACATTTCCAAAGGCATTCTCCTGGAAGACCTATCGTCATCATCACAGGCAGGGCGAAATCTGAAGCTCTTTATGGAAAACAGTAATGTTTCCATTGGCGGCGATGTGCTCATGACAGGTGACGCCTACCGCTTGCCAGGCGGCGGAGATGTAAACACAAATATCGGCCTCGATGGCGGCGCAAACGGCGCTAACGTAACCCTCGGCGGCAGTTGGATCGTGCACACCGTGGCGGCCAAGGGTTCCAGCAACAACTACAACCTGAGCACCTCCACCTTGACCATGACGGGTGGCGATGGTGCGGAGTCTAAAACCTGGGAAGTGGGCGACGCCTCCTCGACGACCGGCGTTCAAGCGCAAACGTGGTCTGTCGCGACCTTCAACATTGGCGTTGATGCAGGTGACACGTCACACATCAAGCTCGTCAATGAATTCCTGAACGATAATCCGTTCGTTAGTGATCCCAATATCGACAAGATCGGGGAAAAGCTGATCGCCGGTGCCCTGAATGTTCGCGAGAACAGCTACCTCGACGCCAACTTGGGTGAAGCCAATGTTGAGGTAGCCAGCCTTCTTCTTGAAACCGGTGCCACGCTCGATTTGAACACCGGTTTGACGCTAACCGATGGCCAAAACATTGCGGGCTTTGTCGGCCTGGGCGACTTGACCTCCAGTTGGAACACCTTCTCCGGCCAAGTCATCGATAGCAGCAACCCGCTCTTTGCCTTCAGCGCAGTTTATCTTGGCGGTTCGGATGAAACGGTCTGGCAGGCAGCACTGGTTCCCGAGCCGGGCACCTGGGCCTTACTCGCGGGTTTGGCTGGCCTCGGCTACTGCATCATTCGTCGCCGCAAGTAA